From the Diachasmimorpha longicaudata isolate KC_UGA_2023 chromosome 15, iyDiaLong2, whole genome shotgun sequence genome, the window AAAATCAAGTCCTCAATGACCCTACCACTCTCTAAAATACAGAGATCCAATCTCCACAGCTTAAgtattagagagaaaaaaaaatactttccgCCCACATTTCAGAAAACTTTAGCAATATACGTTAgatataaaagaaaattacaCCACTAAGAAAACGTTCATTTTGAGATTTCTCATCCTACCCTAGAATTCATGAATTTGAGATTTTCAAGTgaagaaatcgattttttaaatttataatcTGCAGATTCCAGTCCAAGATTTTCTGAAAATCTTTTATTGAAACGTGCGGATTTAATCGTTTTTTTTGGAatctcaaattaattaaaaatcgtgAGAGGAATTTTTGTTTATGTATAATAGTCGTTAGAATCCATGTCTTGCGCGTTCTCGACCCTTCGCACGGTCGTCGTACCACACCCCGTGTCCGTCATCCTCGTCAGAACGATATTTCCTTCTGCCTTGAGCcctatcattaaaaaaacgaaaaaaaatcaagtccaCTCATTAGGAAGTGATCCATAGTTTTGGTTTATTAAGGTACCTTTCGAATTGCCACTGTCCATTCTTCCCATTTCCCTTTCGAGAATATTTCTCGTCAGTATCGTAGGGTTTCGAGCACTTCTTCGAGTAACAGACCTTCTCATTCTGTCCTGTTGCTCTGTTCTCATGTTCATTAAGAGATTCGTAATTATTTCCATGTTTCTTCTCCACAAAATTCTCCTTTGGCTCACCCTTGGACGTTCCATATTTCTTCAAAGGCTTGAAATCATtcctatttccatttttattttccttttgctGCTCCGAAGGAACATTTTCCTCCGAAGAATTTTCGTTAGACCCTCCCCACTGTGTAGAGTACTTCTTCTTCAACTTTGACGGATTATTCCTTTCTTCCGACGAATGGAAATCCTTTTGCTCCTTTGAATATCCACTTGACTCTCGATAATGAGGTtttaatttcctaaagtcgtcGTTGGACTcgcgataattaaatttaaactcCTTAAAATTCTTCTGCTCGTTTGAATTCTCATTGGACTCTTCCCTTGGcttaaatttttggaaattatttttgttctttGAATTATCACTCGAACCCTCTTTGCTGGAGCCGTGCTGCCTCTTTTGTGgagcctcctgggcctcctgttTCTTCCCCTTATTTTTCTTACTCTCATGAGCTTCGGTGCTCTCCTCCCCAATTTCCCAGGACTCCAGTTCGCTCATTTCCTCCGGAATTCCGTCATCAACTCCTCGCTCCTCCCTCTTGCTCATTCTCCTCTTCTTCTCCGGATTCGGGGCTTTGGGCGACGAATGGTTGCAGTTCTCTAGAGATATTGATCTCTGATCCAGAATTTCCTGGATCTTGGCTTCCTTGTCGTACGTATTTCTGATCAGGCAAATTCTCTGATAGAGCTTCCCCCGCATCTTCTCCACAATCTTCGAAAAGCGATCCAGGAACGACGTCACCATCGTCTCGATCTTCGAGTCCATTCCCTCGATGAATTTCTTCATCGAGACGTCCTCCCTGTAGCCGAACTCGTTGACAATGTACTCAACCGTGTCCTTCAGCTCGATGACCtcaaaaattttggaatttttggtGCAGATGTTCTCGTAATTCGTTCGCTGATTTTTGTTTATCAGCGAACATAGCGTATCTAAGGATAATTTTAGTTTCTGAAGAGAGTTCTTAAACTTGGGAATCTGCTCGAATTTTCCAGCCTGAAGATTATGGTCTTTTGCATTCCCCAAGTCCTGTAACAGATCGTGTCGTTTGGACTCTGGATCTGGTATGTTTGGGGCACTCAGGGTGGGGTTATATGGCTCGGATTCAATGCTGATGGACACATCCCCCGGTACATCAACATGTGACTCTTCGAGTCGTGGGAAAGACGGTCTCGGTGGCACTTGAATGGAGGGCGATGGAAGCTGTGTCTTTCCTGTGCCAACGACGCAGCCAATACCAAATCCAATAGCAACAGCCAGACAACACGCTGCGATGAAATTCGCGTGAAGACCGAACTAaacaaagaaattaattttagttgGGATACGAGAGATCTCAGGGTTTATATTTAATTCTTTACACTTTTAGAAGATTAGATCAATTTGAGAAATTTCAACTGAGTCACAACATTAGACTCCTAATGTGATGAGAACCTATTATATATGttattctaaaaataattctgcaGCCCAGTGGTGGAGAGGAGTACAGTTAGCAATTTAAGGATGAGGTGTCAAGTAAGATGTTCTTTTTTGTTGGCCTTGACAAATTATGGGGATAATTCGTGGACAAGTCCACTCCGTCGTAAATTATGTTCATCGTTCCAGAGAAAATAAGAGTCGTTCTTAATCCTCGAGTACTCGAAATTCGTAGAGTGAAATTAGatcattcttttttcttctgaaGGTACTTTGTCAAAGTTTAAAATGAAACCTGATGCATCCTAATTACACCAAAGGGTTGGGAAATATCGTGAAAATCCATAAGGCCATACTGTACCCTTGGAATTGTTTGTTCAACAGGCCGAACGATTTTCAAAGCCTCTCGCCTAATCTCATCGCTGTCAGTGATGACAGAAATTCCATCAGAATGTTCTTCACGTGGAGATGCAGGTACATCAGAAGACTCCAAACTGGCTGGGTCTATCTCCTCAATCAcctggagaaaaataataaaaaacaaatacacTTAGTGAGTTGTTTTGGATGCCGTTTCCAAGGTCGTGGCCtttccaaaaatatattgacTAATGTTGAATACCTCACGTGCTTCCTCGACGACGTGACACTCTTCCTGTTCATCGTCCTCTCCAGTGGCCGTGGGTTTCGCTTCCGGAGGGTCTAGAACCGTATTGTCAGTATTTTTCTGCCTGTCATCGTGAATTATGGTCCATTCACCCCACGAAGACGAATCCTGGGGCGCCTGCTCCTCCATTGTCActgatttttcactttttgcgTCTTCCATTTGACactcaaaataattatcacaaCTTTGATATGATCTTCAACCCTTTACCCAGTGCATTGGGCCACGTAAACGCAAGGATTTGACTTTCTAATGCACTGACACTAAACCACAACCGCAACAGCACTAACCAATTCGCCGAATAACCAAAATTCAATTGGTTCACATTAATGGAGCACTCGTGGTACGCTATAAATGCCAACGTctcacaaattatttttacatgtatttggaaattttgatgAGCCTGTGTCCACTGGTTGCGCCAGTCATCTCACCTAGATACACGAAAATTGACAACAAACAAAGAAGTTGAAATTTCCACACATTTCGGGGAGTAAATTCTATTTGGAGGTTTGTGAATCGTAATGGAAACGGATTTGGGGTCGCTAATGTCATTTTATTGTAGATAACCGACAGCTGATTGCTTTTGACGAACAAATTCTGGCGTTCTCTTTGTTGCCATCAGCCGCCAAAATAGACGCAAAATTTTTGCCAAATTTTGgcagaaaaatttgaataatttgaaatataaaattgagttttattttattttttcatataataagccctaaaattatgaataaaacattgaaatttagttcaagaaaaaaaattaatttattttatttaaaaatgaagtatAAAGTAGGTAGCAGTTATAATTGAAACCTAACCCTAAGGAACGAATTCGGGATTTTTCCTGAGAATAACAAATCCCTCCATAATCGGAGTAAGTGGTATATACTCCTCAGTAGCGAGTTCAGCCCTTTCTCCATAAGCAAGTAGAACCGGTGTCGTGTGTGTCTGGAAGCCAGTGATGGTTTTGGGTTTACCAGCCTGTCCCACAACATCAACAGCAATACCAACCCTGACAGGCACAGGAAGAGGATTCAACTCTTCATCGAAGGTGACGAGCATTCTGGGCTGCATAACAGCAGCAAGAGTATAGAGAAGATAGTGGGACCTTCCCAGGATGATATTCTTGACATCCAGAAAGCCAATCAGTGTCGCAAGAAGACCAGCAAGAGCAACAGGACTCAGAAGTTGTCGGTCACTGTGATAAGGCGAGAGGGTGAGAGTTCCTTTACCCAAATGTGTCAGTCCTTGAGCAATTCTGACCATGAAAAGATTATTGGGGTCCTTGGCATGGAATTGGGCCAGTTGTCTGAGCATAGCAGCCAGTCTTGCGTTATTAGTACCAGCCCCAACCAACCCCATTGCGAAGATAGCATTGTGAGCCACCTCAGGATCACTGTCATGCGAAAATTTCGAAAGTGTATCCACGATGTTTGGTTTTGGATTTGAAACTGAGATGAGTCCAAGGGCTAGAGGAACAGATCGTCTGATAACAGGTTCGCAGTACCTCAACAGATGTCCAAACGTTCTGTACGCCATATCAGCACCGATTTCCTCTCCCATGGAGATAAGAGCAATTCCAAGAACAGCAATTGCCTGTTTGGAGCTCAGATCTTTCTCCTTCGGCTTGTCCTTATCGTCCTTATCCTTAGAATCTTTCTTGTCCTTGTCCTTCTCCTTTTCCTTGTCTTTGTCATCTTTTTTATCCTTGGAGTCTTTCTGATTACGATCCTTGTCATCCTTATCAGAACTAGGCTCATAATGCTCAGAACAGATGTGCAAAAGATGCTGAATCTTCAGCACATTGCCAGTGCCAGCATAAGCGCAAACCTCCACCAGAGTAGTCGACATGGATCTGAAGGGTTCAGGGACAACCTCCAGAGCAGCAATGATCGCCTCAGCAGCTTCCTGCTTTCCCAGGAAACACAGGGCAAGACCAAGAGGTAGAAACCGAGCATAAGTGTCCTTCAATTCAGTCTCAGACTTCTCCATGAGGCAGTGCATAATACTAGTGGTGACGAATACATTACAGGATCCAACAGCCACCATACCAAGAGCTAAACCAGTGACACCAATGACCTCCCAATTAGATTTTGGATCAGTCAACACTGGAGCCAGAAGTGTGAGTATTGCCTCTCGATTCGATCCAGCATAAGCCAATCCCAATCCCACGATAGCTCCAATCCTCATGGTATTGCTGCTGTGGAGAACGTAGTCTGACAGCAAAGCAAGTGCAGGATCGCACTCATTCCTCACTCCACAGTTGACTATTCCACAAGCCAACAGTGCACCCGACTTGATGTAATCCTCAGAGGAATACAGATATTTATCAATTGGTGTCAGGCCTCCATCGACGTCCCACAGTAGCACCAGTCCCAGTGATGCAGTTGCTGATAGCATTCCATGCTCCTTATTCTTATACAACCACTTGTTTCCATCCCCAATTAACAGTTTATCGTGTCCAAAAGCAGCATTGACGAACCCATTGACAAACGACGCTGCCAGATTCTGACGAGCAGAGTCCACCTGTCCTCCACCAAATGGTGGacgagaattttccaggtgagaCTTGTACACGTCCTCAGGGGTTTTGGGCTCCATGATGTCGAGCTCTCGTGCCAAATTCAAAAAGTGATTGTTCAAGTGGGAGTTTGACAGGATCTCCGTTAGTTCGTCGTACTCAGCTGATGAGTCTGGCAACTCCAGGAATATCTGCTGGCGACCCAGCATGAACGCCAACTGCTTCTGCATGGAGAAGTCTTTGCAGCTCATGATGCAGTAGCGCACGAGGTTGAGGTCGTTCAGCTGCATTGACAGGCGCAGGGCCTGGGGGAACTGTCTGTATTTTCTGTACAAGGCCCAGGCAGCTCGCAGGAGAGTCGTGTTCTCAGGATCTGCCACGTAGGGAACGCAACTGGTGAGGTACAGACAGACTCTCTGATAAGCACTTTCGTCGACGTAGTCCTCCAGCAGGTCGAGCTTCTCGATCTCCATGAGGAGGTCACAGGCTTCAGTCTCTGCGTTGTGCTTCATGTTGTAGGGGACTATCTCCTGGACTAGGGTTATCAGCTTATCGGTGTTGGTTTCAGCATCGTCACCACCATTTACCTCGTCCCACTCGGCTGCTAACTCACCGGACAAGTGGCGTACGTACTCATGACCCCACTCGCCGAGTTCTGAGGCTGAACCCTTCAAACGGTATTTCAAACACTCTCTGCCCTCGCCCATTGTCATCGCCAGGACTGAGATTATGTCTGCGCAGAGTTCCTGGGATTTTTTGTCCGTCAGTTTCTCGTAGATTGTCTTCATTGTGTCGTAGTGAGGACGCATGAATTTTAGGGGCTTTGGAACACTCGTCATTGAAGTAGTTGATTCGCGAATTTTCGTGCGGAGGGCCTCGAGGGCTGGGTGGTGGTGCTTTTTGTCGGAGTCCTGTAGACGCTCCACGAATGTGTCGAGCTCCTCCTGAAGGAGTTTGTCCTCTTCGGactgtaaaattataaatatcgaTGGTTGACTTCTTttcaacaatgaaattttcatttaaatgaaGTCGAGAATGACAACCGTTTTTCCAAACCTCTTGAAGAAGTTTTGTGTttatataaaatattgttGGTAAATCAACAAGATTTCTTTAAATAAATCTTGACGAGCTAcatataaaaatcaatattattaattattcagttcGTTTCTCTAGTCTTCATTAAAGAAATGATGAAACATGTGATGACAAAGAAAAGCCTTcgcaacaatgaaaaattaaaaatagaattctaCATCGGGAGCCATCATAACAAAGAGATTTGAGATTCGTTGAAAGCTCCATTTTTCGGATGTGCAACTtgtgcaataattaactatcaGATATTCAATAAACCATCATCAGCAATTGGAGCCAAGTCACCCTATTCTAGACCTTCATTACTAAACCTCCACAACAGTCCAAATACTGAATTACACCCAACATCATCTAGATCTAAATCAATCATCCCCCTCATCCCCACATATACTGAGTAAATCCTTAAACCCAGAGGGGCAAATGCCCAAGAACTTGAACTTAACCCCAACTGAAACTAACAAGTTCCTCTCACTCaccatttcatttttctcctcttccttACTCGCCTTCACATCCTTAGACGTCTTGGCCTCTGCCTTCGTGCTCTCCGGCATCTTCTCCAGTTAAATCCTCAAATACTTTCCAAATACTCTCAAAAATCCCTGAAACTTGACAAGAGACCCCGTCACAGTAATTGAGGTTATGTTACCTCGTAGTTGGCGAGTCACTGTGCGATCGTCGCGCCGTGCTCTCTATCCACCAATCCGATTCCACATTCTCCAACATCCCCCCCAGACTCTAGGGCGGTTCCTGACGCTTATGGAGTAGCTTCAACCATGAAATTCGTAGCGATGGCGGCTGAACTACGATGATGAACGTCCCTGTCGGTAAAGCATTACCACGCAGTACGTGGCATGCCATTCGGGGCAGccatttgcgatttttctgaggctccaggaatattctaaaaccCATTTTGAGGGTTTTCgcattttctctgctcctgggactcctacaGACAAAGGCCCCCAGCCCAGTTCGCCACGTTCTCCGTTCTCCCTGCCTTACCGACAGAGACGTGCACCTCCGCCACTAAATTTTCCGGTCGAAGCCGCTCCATAAGCGTTGGCAATCCCCCTATAACCTTCGCATCTACAGCCAATCGTACACTCCATCATTCGACCCATCTACGAGGCATTATTGCGCAAGTGTGTGTCGTCCTGGGGTGTCTCACACACTCACGTGTAACCGTAAAAATAGTCTAAAAAAGATCCTAAAAAGCCAACACACACGATAAAGGGATTGGGTGGCAAGAGGGGAGAAGCTGAAGTGACTCTTCAGAGGCAGTGAATTCTCTTGCAGTGAATTGGTGGTAGTGGATTAATCCGTGTGTGTACAGGGCCCACAATCTCAATGATTGGTATCGTTTGGAGTTGGGCTGCGTAAAACTCACAAGTTTCCCTATGGTTGTCCCTCGCAAGCTCCCAACAATTGATCGGTTCTCTTGTTATCCCCTTGAATCCCTGGGTGAATTTCTCAATGTGTCTCATGACAAAGTGGACAGAAGGTGAAACTGATGATGATAACCATGTGAATGACGCGCCGCATTAGTGTTGAATGCGTTGAAGAGTGTCAACTCGATGTATCACACGTAGCTGATGATTGTTTCGTGTATCTGCTGTGAGACAGAGAACTCATTTTTATAGTAAATAGGGTAGTGGACGAGGGGGTGGGTagatttttcctctgaatatggataaataatttgtaaaaGCTGAAGAGATTAGCGTATCCCTCGTGCCGGATTTTTCCGAGTGGTTTGAGTGCCAAGAGACGACGTACGGATAACAGCTTTGGGGAGGACGTTGGTGGGCCCAGTCGGAATTGCAAATTCGGTTTTATTCACGTTCATGACAATATGGCAACTCATCCAGGCAGTGCTGGAGATGGTGGGTCGATTGCCGGTAGTAGTACTCTACCGTCGACATCTTCACCGACAACGCTGGTAATGTCATCGTCAACTATGTCGGGGGGAGAGTTTCGGATGACACAAGGACAGAGTCAAATGCAAATGTCACAGCAGAAGGCGAATAACTTTGAGCCGCTTGACAAGAGCTGCTCGAATACGTTGAAGGTTTGTAGGAGTTTTTGGTGTTGGAATTTTGGGGGTATTGGTGAGGGGATAATTTAGTcgaatgataatgataatttatgTACCACGTGAGAGCATTTCGTGGAGTGGAGCAGATTAATTGACTTGTTGAGATAGTCAAGGTGTTTCATAACAATTGAGCTCGTGGGATGATTGATTTGTAAATTGCAAATTGCTGGAGACCGATCgtttgaaaatatattaaattgtATAAAGTCCTTGGAATCCTTTGGATCTCTATAAAATTGTCTGCAATCTTGGCAATCAGGATTCCATAAAATtccttcaaataaaaaaatattctttggaGTTTATTTCACTCTAATAAAACCAGCGGAAGATTTTCCGTGGAaggttcaatttatttaaacaattctaGGAAGGCACTGGTATGTAACTACGTTTGGAATTTCAAATAACCAAATTAAAATCTAATCCCCTAATCTTTCTATCATTTAATTTCgctgtttaaataatttttctgatgaaCTACCTCGATTTTGGTTTGACAGCGGAATCCGAAGATGGAGCTGAGTAAAACGGACTTGCTGAAACTCCTCGGTTATCTCGAGGGAGAATTGCAGGCTCGAGATATTGTAATTGCTGCTCTCAAGGTAATTCAACATTAATTGAGTTTTGTTACGGTGGGTGAGAGTCTAGAGTCTAGGGAACTCGTATTGACAACGATGAAGGTAACTAAGAGGCTTGCGGGAAAATTCGTCGAGTCAGTCAAAAGGAGGTATTAAAAGTCTGTGGACACTAATGATTTGTTCTACAAGGAATCCATTTATTCGCAATAACTTTAGCAATAATCgacgaaacaaaaaaaaacttgtatACTCTAGAAAATAGTCAACTCTattttcctaaaaaaaatcgtattcgaattttctcgcaccTCTCCCGCAGTTGTCCGAGTATTCGTCACAGAACTATTTAAACCGTGAAATTGACTTACTATTATTGACGAATTCACTACTGAATGGTTGATGTCAGTCGGTGACGGAGAACTGgggtaattgaataaaatttcaatccagACTTGTGATGGTGCGAAGTTGATTgagttattttattaatttcaagtCGGAGAAGATGAAACATCTACTGAATTCCCGGTATAGAAGTGGCACTTCTGATCCCCATGTGGCTCTGGCACGTGACTTTGCTATTGTTGGAGGAGTAATTCACAATGACAATGATCAGATGAATGAAAAGGGTCCGAATTTTAATCTGTTTATGCTGAAACAGAAAGTAAGCCAGAAACGAATGGCCAAGATGTTGGAGGACACGGAAATCCGGCACAGAGCGGTGTGTACTCCATTGTTGAGAGaagtattgaattatttaaaaaaattgaaatttcactggtaGAATTTTTGGACTTTGAGTTTGGAATTTCAATTCGATTTTATCATATCGTAACAGTTTTTGTTTCCATAACGACTTAATGATGAGCCCTCGTGATTTCActtctttattattaattggcTAATTATTCCCGGACGATCTTAAAAATCTATTTtaacaattataattgaagGTGATCGAAGAATTGGAGGAAGAAAAACGCAAACACGAGCACGATACAGCCCAGGGTGACGACATCACGTACGGCCTTGAAAAAGAGCGCACGAGATTGAAGAAAGAATTGGAGCTGGAGAGACAGGAGAAGAAACGACTGGAGATGGAATTGAAGAAGGAGAGTTTAGCTCTAGAAATGGAGAAAAGTAGACAGAAACAAATTGTTCTTCTCCTCCTGGCGGAACGAAAGAAGATAATAATGAAGTACATCGAGGAGCGTAAACGTTCCGAGGATTTGGCGCAGATACTGAGTGAGGAAAAAGTGAGAATTGATTCAATGGCAGAGGGCCTCGAGGAGGAGAGCAAGAAGTCACTGCAGATGGAGGCAGAGTTGGAGAAACAGTTGGCTCAATTTGATATGGAGAGGCAGCAGTATCGACAGGCACTCACCAAGgaagagaaaaagtcgaaggAGTTTGAGATGGAGTTGGAGAGAATGAAGGCAGAGTTGGAGTCGTGGAAGAGTGGGGCTGCGATACGTGGAGGTATCAGAGCTCCCTTGGGGGCAACACCACCTCCACCACCTGCTAAGCCAGCTAATTTGGCAGCTATGCCCACCCTGAGACCTGCTGGTGTGGCAACACAAGCGtgttagttatttttttttgttaatttgcaGGAAAAATCCAGAACATTTTCTTTTGTCTTGCAAAACTTTCGCTATGTCCTGTAGATTTAGAGATATTACTAAAAACTCAGAGATGACTCAGATTATATcgatttaccacttcactacagAGTTAATTTTATGTCATAAATCTGTCATCAAGTTCCATTAATGTTTAACATCCTGAACTGATTTACTTTGACTCGtcaagtggatttttaaccgaaaaaatgattttttacagTAAAAGGAGCACCTGTTCTAGGCACAGGGACCCCAATGGTTAGTAGTAAAGTTGTCCAACCCACAGCGACAGTAACCAGTGTACCAGTGAGTGGACCGAGTGAGTATTCATtctcatttgaaattcaatcagCCTTTAAAAAGACACATGGATGAATGAAAACTCCACGAACCAAATGAAAACGAGCATTCTCGATAACTTGGAAACTAATAAAGCAGAAGGAGTATGATTATACTTTCAATGCTATTCAATGGTCTCTTTAGAATTGcctttcatttcatttcatctCGAGCAGAAACGTTAAACTTTCATGAAGACTTGGAATAAAGGGGACTTATCCGAAGAAATATTGGTGGGGCATTTGTGATGGTGATCAGAATTTTATGATCAAGTAAaaggagaaattaaaaatgtccATTCAGAAATGAACAAAAGCTACAGATATAAAATCCTTTGTGATCCTTCGTGAACTAATTCTCAAGATAATTCTAAAATTAGGAGAGAGTTTATCTTTAATTTAACTCATGCATTCACTTTTGATATATCTTCACTTATGatcattttttcccttcaatttttttccagccaCTGGTATCGCAAGATCAGTGACACCACGTCAAGTTATGCGAGGTGTGACGTACGGTTCAGCTGTCGCTCCAGCCTCTATCGGCCAGGCAACGTCTCCTCCAGTGACTGGCACTATCGCAAATGATAGTACAGCACCAGTTGTTCCATCACAAGGATCAGTACCCCCTGGGCCAGTAGTGCCAGCTAACATTATAACTGCTGGTCCACAAAATTCGGGTGACACAAATACACCGGCCCCTGAGCCCCAGGTAATCCATCAACAATTTTCTACTCGATCCACGTTAATTTAAATGACTTCTGTTCATTTCCTTTCTGTTTATAATAATCGTCGTTTATTTTTTGGctatgaaaaaatgcgtgacGTATTTATTCGCCACGATGCAGACGTAATTGCATGTCTCTATTCCTTATTCATTATTATCTGACATCTGTATTCACGCACGGAAGACAGTCTTTCAAATTTTGTTCCTAAAATGTACCCTAATGTCTTCAAAATTCgatgcaaatattttttttttgtattattttcatgtgattgaatttttttatgtaaaatcagtAACATTATGTTGTTTGAGGGAGTCAAATCgaatataattatattatttcttttttaaatttattcttaATATACATAAGAATACATGTGATGATGATTGAGActagaagagaagaaaaaccTGAACgggaatttccattttttaatggttTATTCTTTCTCTAAT encodes:
- the LOC135169473 gene encoding CTTNBP2 N-terminal-like protein isoform X1, with protein sequence MATHPGSAGDGGSIAGSSTLPSTSSPTTLVMSSSTMSGGEFRMTQGQSQMQMSQQKANNFEPLDKSCSNTLKRNPKMELSKTDLLKLLGYLEGELQARDIVIAALKSEKMKHLLNSRYRSGTSDPHVALARDFAIVGGVIHNDNDQMNEKGPNFNLFMLKQKVSQKRMAKMLEDTEIRHRAVIEELEEEKRKHEHDTAQGDDITYGLEKERTRLKKELELERQEKKRLEMELKKESLALEMEKSRQKQIVLLLLAERKKIIMKYIEERKRSEDLAQILSEEKVRIDSMAEGLEEESKKSLQMEAELEKQLAQFDMERQQYRQALTKEEKKSKEFEMELERMKAELESWKSGAAIRGGIRAPLGATPPPPPAKPANLAAMPTLRPAGVATQALKGAPVLGTGTPMVSSKVVQPTATVTSVPVSGPTTGIARSVTPRQVMRGVTYGSAVAPASIGQATSPPVTGTIANDSTAPVVPSQGSVPPGPVVPANIITAGPQNSGDTNTPAPEPQTSDKRVVTNEGKGTPSASTLKSSFHGGTVAGSGKKPLVPRGMPPPVPPNKPVVPPKKEAAYMRRPDPNQPLQDTLKIGKQGTCQGVTQTQPPAQPSSPIPTHQQIPDETKPR
- the LOC135169473 gene encoding CTTNBP2 N-terminal-like protein isoform X2, producing MATHPGSAGDGGSIAGSSTLPSTSSPTTLVMSSSTMSGGEFRMTQGQSQMQMSQQKANNFEPLDKSCSNTLKRNPKMELSKTDLLKLLGYLEGELQARDIVIAALKSEKMKHLLNSRYRSGTSDPHVALARDFAIVGGVIHNDNDQMNEKGPNFNLFMLKQKVSQKRMAKMLEDTEIRHRAVIEELEEEKRKHEHDTAQGDDITYGLEKERTRLKKELELERQEKKRLEMELKKESLALEMEKSRQKQIVLLLLAERKKIIMKYIEERKRSEDLAQILSEEKVRIDSMAEGLEEESKKSLQMEAELEKQLAQFDMERQQYRQALTKEEKKSKEFEMELERMKAELESWKSGAAIRGGIRAPLGATPPPPPAKPANLAAMPTLRPAGVATQALKGAPVLGTGTPMVSSKVVQPTATVTSVPVSGPTTGIARSVTPRQVMRGVTYGSAVAPASIGQATSPPVTGTIANDSTAPVVPSQGSVPPGPVVPANIITAGPQNSGDTNTPAPEPQTKPR
- the LOC135169465 gene encoding 26S proteasome non-ATPase regulatory subunit 2, with product MPESTKAEAKTSKDVKASKEEEKNEMSEEDKLLQEELDTFVERLQDSDKKHHHPALEALRTKIRESTTSMTSVPKPLKFMRPHYDTMKTIYEKLTDKKSQELCADIISVLAMTMGEGRECLKYRLKGSASELGEWGHEYVRHLSGELAAEWDEVNGGDDAETNTDKLITLVQEIVPYNMKHNAETEACDLLMEIEKLDLLEDYVDESAYQRVCLYLTSCVPYVADPENTTLLRAAWALYRKYRQFPQALRLSMQLNDLNLVRYCIMSCKDFSMQKQLAFMLGRQQIFLELPDSSAEYDELTEILSNSHLNNHFLNLARELDIMEPKTPEDVYKSHLENSRPPFGGGQVDSARQNLAASFVNGFVNAAFGHDKLLIGDGNKWLYKNKEHGMLSATASLGLVLLWDVDGGLTPIDKYLYSSEDYIKSGALLACGIVNCGVRNECDPALALLSDYVLHSSNTMRIGAIVGLGLAYAGSNREAILTLLAPVLTDPKSNWEVIGVTGLALGMVAVGSCNVFVTTSIMHCLMEKSETELKDTYARFLPLGLALCFLGKQEAAEAIIAALEVVPEPFRSMSTTLVEVCAYAGTGNVLKIQHLLHICSEHYEPSSDKDDKDRNQKDSKDKKDDKDKEKEKDKDKKDSKDKDDKDKPKEKDLSSKQAIAVLGIALISMGEEIGADMAYRTFGHLLRYCEPVIRRSVPLALGLISVSNPKPNIVDTLSKFSHDSDPEVAHNAIFAMGLVGAGTNNARLAAMLRQLAQFHAKDPNNLFMVRIAQGLTHLGKGTLTLSPYHSDRQLLSPVALAGLLATLIGFLDVKNIILGRSHYLLYTLAAVMQPRMLVTFDEELNPLPVPVRVGIAVDVVGQAGKPKTITGFQTHTTPVLLAYGERAELATEEYIPLTPIMEGFVILRKNPEFVP
- the LOC135169472 gene encoding uncharacterized protein LOC135169472; the encoded protein is MEDAKSEKSVTMEEQAPQDSSSWGEWTIIHDDRQKNTDNTVLDPPEAKPTATGEDDEQEECHVVEEAREVIEEIDPASLESSDVPASPREEHSDGISVITDSDEIRREALKIVRPVEQTIPRFGLHANFIAACCLAVAIGFGIGCVVGTGKTQLPSPSIQVPPRPSFPRLEESHVDVPGDVSISIESEPYNPTLSAPNIPDPESKRHDLLQDLGNAKDHNLQAGKFEQIPKFKNSLQKLKLSLDTLCSLINKNQRTNYENICTKNSKIFEVIELKDTVEYIVNEFGYREDVSMKKFIEGMDSKIETMVTSFLDRFSKIVEKMRGKLYQRICLIRNTYDKEAKIQEILDQRSISLENCNHSSPKAPNPEKKRRMSKREERGVDDGIPEEMSELESWEIGEESTEAHESKKNKGKKQEAQEAPQKRQHGSSKEGSSDNSKNKNNFQKFKPREESNENSNEQKNFKEFKFNYRESNDDFRKLKPHYRESSGYSKEQKDFHSSEERNNPSKLKKKYSTQWGGSNENSSEENVPSEQQKENKNGNRNDFKPLKKYGTSKGEPKENFVEKKHGNNYESLNEHENRATGQNEKVCYSKKCSKPYDTDEKYSRKGNGKNGQWQFERAQGRRKYRSDEDDGHGVWYDDRAKGRERARHGF